Below is a genomic region from Zea mays cultivar B73 chromosome 9, Zm-B73-REFERENCE-NAM-5.0, whole genome shotgun sequence.
TTCAACTATTTATATGTTGTCAAACTCATTTTCACTGTCACTTCTTGTTTCCTTATTTTTTCTTCAAACTTGTTTTGTGCTTTGTTGGCAAAGTTCTTAAAATATTTATGCATTTTCGGTCTTATCTTGACGGAAAAcatccaagtatatcttgaataaTTATCTATTATCATGATATAATATCTTGAATAATTATCTATTATCATAATATAATAGAGGTTGCCTCCGACACTTACATAAGATATtgatccaaataaatccatgtgtacaagctctagcaaccttgatgttgacatggaaGTTATTGTTTGatggcttgacatgcactacaaagctTTCCCTTTTCAAACACAACATCGTTCAAACCACTAATTATGTATTTCTTCAATAGTTTATTGAGTATACTCATTCCCACGTGAGCAAAACTTCTATGCCATAGCCACCTAAGTGACGACTTGGTGAACATGCATGTTTTTAAATTTGCATCTTCGAACGTGAAATCCACTAGATATAAGTCGTTTTATTTAAAGCATTCGAATATGACTTGATCATTATCCTTCTTTGACACAACAACTTCCCGTGTTTCATGTAAAGACTCAAATTTGAAGCTACACTATCTAAATACTACCCGTATTTCGTATCCGTTCGAGTATGAAAATATTTAAATCCGTACGGAAGAAATGATTATTTGCATTCTCCGTATCACGTACAGACGTACCCAACCCACGTTTTTCACCCAAAATCCACGAGCACCTCCCCCATCGTCCTCACGGACCTCACGCGCCCTGCCCCTCTCGCTCTCCGCCTCCCCGCCCCACACCCATCGCCACCCACCAGCACCTCCGGCGGCCCCCACCCCCGCCTCCTCCCCGCGTGTCCGCGGTCTGCACCCGGCGTCCCTCGCGGCGTTGACGCGCGAACGTCCCGTCGCCCGGTGGTGAGCTCCCTTCTCTGATCTAATCTCGTCCACACGACTCTGCATCTGTCGTTCGGTTGGATTTCGTCTCTGTCGCTGGAGAAACTGGATCTTCTTCGGCAGGGTCAGCGGAGGACGGGTTCTCCTCCCGTTCGGGCTGCCGCATAGGTCTTCGAACATCGGAAATGGCGTCGTTTGGTCATCTCTTTTGCTCCCAACCAAAACATCAGAATAACGTTTTCCCGTTTCTCTCCTGTCGTTGATGTTTCGGATGCCCCTCCTGTTTCTTTAATTTCATTCCACTAATGCTCGAGACCTCATAATGGATGCTGGATTGAGATAAATGGATTTTAAGTTTCCAAGAAAAGAAATCGACTCCCCCTGCTCTAAGCCTCTAACCATTCTTCTGGCACAGGGACGGTATCCAGTGTGAAAGTTGCGCCTCTGTTTCTAAAATGCTTTCGTTTCCTGTGTTGTTCCTAACCACCAACAGAGTAACGGAGAGACCGAACCATGAGCGGAGGGGTGGAACCGGAGACCCCGCCGGGTAGCAGCAGCAGGAGCGGGGGCAGCAGGAGCGTCGGTGGCAAGCCGCCACGCCACCACCTCACGTCTATCCGCCACTGCGCCAGCATCGCCCGCatcgccgccgcctccgccggaTTCGTAAGCAAGCTCGCTGCCAGCCCAGCCATTTGTCCATCTGTCTCCAACACGAATTTTGACGTTTGTCCTTTTGTTCTCCTGCTGCAGGGGCTGGATTCGGGGACGCTCAGCTTGATCTCACCTACCGCAGACATCCATCCGGGCTTCTTGCCTGTGTTCAGGTCGGGGAGTTTCGCTGATATTGGACCCAAAACGTACATGGAGGACGAACATGTCTGTGTGGACAACCTGGTTGAGCACCTCGGGTTCTATGGCCCGGGCATCCCTGCACCGGGTGCTTTCTATGGGGTGAGTTGGAATTGCATCTGTCATCATACCTAAGTGAGGACTAACTGCTTTTGTTAAATAGTATTTAACAATGCCTAGTTTTTATAGATCTATGATTTGTTCTTTTGTGAGTGGCAATAATGTTGCTATGATAGCTTCTAGGCTTACTAGTTTAATATGCCTGGAGATGAATGAATAGTCATCTAGTGTATTCATGAATCATGGTGGTAGAAATGATTGAACTCAAGAGGAATCGGTTCCACATGGTCAATGATAAATGCCTTTGATCGAAAAAGAAGAAAACCCAGATGATAAATGTTTTTCTTCCTATTCTGGACCTTTAAGTACTGCACACTACAGATGGGAATTTTGCGTGAGAAATAAATGTCTTGCTCTTTTGCCATCTCACTTTGCAGATTTTTACTGTTTTGTTTATGAAAAAACTAGGTGTTTGATGGCCATGGTGGCACTGATGCTGCCTGTTTTGTCCGGAAAAATATACTGAAGTTCATAACCGAAGATTGCCACTTCCCCAACAGCATCGAGAAGGCAATCAGAAGCGCTTTTGTAAAGGCCGACAATGCAATTGCGGATTCCCATTCTCTTGACCGGAATTCTGGGACCACAGCATTGACGGTCCTTATATTTGGCAGGTAAATTCTCATGTTAATTCATCAATATGTATGCTTTAGAAATTTATTGACACTTCAACGTATAGGTCAATATTATTATGTTGCTATATAAGTATAGTCCTAATATTTGCTGATAACATAATAAATTTAGTGGTCCAAAGGATTTGGTGTGGTGAAGATGAGTAGAATATTTGAAGCTATAACATTTTTCTGTACCTTTTTACTTTTTTGTTACATGAAATTACTTAGTTGATGACAAGTTTGGTTTCCATGAGAAACTTTTTAGTTAAAGCACT
It encodes:
- the LOC100217306 gene encoding Probable protein phosphatase 2C 27 → MSGGVEPETPPGSSSRSGGSRSVGGKPPRHHLTSIRHCASIARIAAASAGFGLDSGTLSLISPTADIHPGFLPVFRSGSFADIGPKTYMEDEHVCVDNLVEHLGFYGPGIPAPGAFYGVFDGHGGTDAACFVRKNILKFITEDCHFPNSIEKAIRSAFVKADNAIADSHSLDRNSGTTALTVLIFGRTLLVANAGDCRAVLGKRGRAVELSRDHKPSCIVERLRIENLGGTVFDGYLNGQLAVARAIGDWHMKGSKGSVCPLTPEPEFREVRLTEEDEFLIIGCDGLWDVMSSQFAVSMVRKELMEHNDPQRCSRELVHEALRRDCCDNLTVVVVCFSADPPPQIEIPRFRVRRSISMEGLHRLRGALDSNI